Proteins encoded in a region of the Micropterus dolomieu isolate WLL.071019.BEF.003 ecotype Adirondacks linkage group LG07, ASM2129224v1, whole genome shotgun sequence genome:
- the LOC123973882 gene encoding uncharacterized protein LOC123973882, with protein MMDKLKSEQDKLCKWLSSDPDYILNEFGDILSRNEFREVENQSDALDKMRMLLKIIIQKGSESCQSFWEILKEHQVHYPQVQQLFHPNTAGSSTPTVVADCNSVVTVRDLTLTNAKSLNMKIETAHGPGSSSSGNIGGQVPYANYTALGGSVICADKITGVNVGDIDLSVCVNTPHKYKCVQVRAGTVDETLPPSQGRAVKMIIEHKVELIDCLKADHSFILQHLHAKHIITDRQYHKIKHISLPETTVTDLIDQVIGNGQKSCSDFLEVLKLPDVLETYPQLKQITNKLR; from the exons ATGATGGACAAGCTGAAGTCAGAGCAGGACAAACTCTGTAAGTGGCTTTCCAGTGACCCTGATTACATCCTAAATGAGTTTGGGGATATTTTATCTCGGAATGAATTCAGAGAGGTAGAAAATCAAAGCGATGCCTTAGACAAGATGAGGATGcttttgaaaataataattcagAAGGGAAGTGAGAGCTGTCAGAGCTTCTGGGAGATTCTGAAGGAGCATCAGGTCCATTACCCGCAAGTGCAACAGCTTTTCCACCCCAACACTGCAG GGTCATCTACTCCGACAGTGGTTGCTGATTGTAATAGTGTTGTTACTGTCAGAGACTTAACATTAACAAACGCAAAGTCCCTCAACATGAAGATTGAAACAGCGCATGGTCCTGGAAGTAGTTCATCTG GGAATATTGGTGGACAGGTTCCCTATGCAAACTACACTGCACTTGGCGGCAGTGTAATATGTGCTGATAAAATAACTGGTGTCAATGTGGGTGATATTGatttatcagtgtgtgtgaacacaccaCACAAGTACAAGTGTGTACAAGTACGTGCAG GAACTGTAGATGAGACACTGCCTCCCTCTCAG GGCCGTGCTGTGAAAATGATCATTGAGCACAAGGTGGAACTCATTGATTGCCTGAAGGCAGATCACTCCTTCATTCTGCAGCATCTGCATGCCAAACATAtcatcacagacagacagtatcACAAAATTAAACATATCTCACTGCCAGAAACAACTGTCACTGACCTGATCGATCAAGTGATTGGTAACGGTCAAAAGTCCTGCTCTGATTTTCTTGAAGTTCTCAAACTGCCTGATGTTCTCGAGACCTATCCACAGCTCAAACAAATTACCAACAAACTGAGGTAA